A genome region from Nitrospira sp. includes the following:
- a CDS encoding ABC transporter ATP-binding protein, which yields MADLAVRVEGLWKEYRVGRQPQRYSTLRDTITNVIRAPFQLMQGLLSGRGEAAATNDTFWAVKDVSFDIRRGEVVGIIGRNGAGKSTLLKILSRITEPTVGQVSLYGRVGSLLEVGTGFHPELTGRENIQLNAAILGMKREELAAKFDEIVAFAEVEKFIDTAVKHYSSGMYLRLAFSVAAHLEPEILIVDEVLAVGDAAFQKKCLGKMEGVAKEGRTVLFVSHNMQAVTRLCERVILLDNGGVVGDGPASQLVTRYLSSSEGSTKVREWDDPARAPGSDVVRLRAVRARGEDGQPTDLVEIQKSVGVEIEYEVLKSGYMFHPCFSVHNSEGVLLFSAQDTDRTWMRRPRPAGRYTSTGWIPGDLLNEGALFVGVAIWTLAPDHCHFYERDAVAFHVVDSFEEGLSRGGWLGNVPGVIRPFCKWETQVEESMQEAFHAAPQKQLKS from the coding sequence ATGGCTGATCTGGCAGTTCGGGTTGAGGGACTTTGGAAAGAGTATCGTGTCGGCCGGCAGCCGCAGCGGTATTCGACGCTGCGTGACACGATCACGAATGTAATCCGCGCTCCGTTTCAGCTGATGCAGGGCCTCCTCAGTGGCCGAGGGGAGGCGGCCGCGACTAATGACACGTTCTGGGCGGTGAAGGATGTGTCTTTCGACATTCGTCGGGGGGAAGTCGTCGGGATTATTGGCCGGAACGGAGCGGGCAAAAGTACGCTCTTGAAGATTCTCTCTCGGATTACGGAACCGACCGTGGGACAGGTTTCCTTGTACGGGCGGGTGGGGTCGCTCTTAGAGGTAGGAACGGGTTTTCATCCTGAGCTGACCGGTCGGGAGAACATTCAGCTCAATGCAGCCATTCTCGGGATGAAGCGGGAGGAGCTCGCTGCGAAGTTTGACGAAATCGTGGCGTTTGCCGAAGTGGAAAAATTCATCGATACGGCAGTCAAGCATTACTCCAGCGGTATGTATCTCCGGCTGGCTTTTTCAGTCGCAGCGCATCTGGAGCCGGAGATCCTCATAGTGGACGAAGTGCTGGCCGTAGGGGACGCGGCATTTCAAAAAAAGTGTCTGGGAAAAATGGAGGGGGTTGCCAAAGAAGGCCGCACTGTCCTCTTTGTCAGCCACAACATGCAGGCGGTGACTCGTCTGTGTGAACGCGTCATTCTCTTGGATAATGGCGGGGTCGTGGGTGATGGACCCGCCAGTCAATTGGTGACCCGATACCTTTCATCCAGCGAGGGAAGCACGAAGGTACGCGAATGGGACGATCCTGCGCGGGCGCCAGGTAGCGATGTCGTGCGTCTTCGGGCGGTGCGGGCACGGGGGGAAGATGGTCAACCGACGGATTTGGTCGAGATTCAAAAGTCGGTCGGTGTCGAGATTGAATATGAGGTTCTCAAGTCCGGGTATATGTTTCATCCCTGTTTCAGCGTCCACAATAGTGAAGGTGTGCTTCTATTCTCGGCCCAGGATACTGATCGGACGTGGATGCGCCGGCCGCGACCGGCAGGCCGTTATACCAGCACGGGATGGATCCCCGGTGATCTGTTGAACGAGGGGGCCTTGTTTGTGGGCGTGGCGATCTGGACTCTGGCTCCGGATCATTGCCACTTCTATGAGCGGGATGCCGTCGCATTTCACGTCGTCGATTCTTTTGAAGAAGGATTATCACGAGGGGGCTGGTTGGGAAACGTACCGGGCGTTATTCGGCCCTTCTGCAAATGGGAGACGCAAGTCGAAGAGAGCATGCAGGAAGCGTTTCATGCCGCACCTCAAAAACAGCTCAAATCATAA
- a CDS encoding ABC transporter permease, whose amino-acid sequence MEQAVKLGAAAGAVVSQEPLLVLRPRKGWQQLGLKDLWQYRELLYFLCWRDIKVRYKQTALGVAWAILQPVMTMLLFSLFFGRLAKMPSDGIPYPLFVYTALVPWMFFSSGITQSSGSLVENASLLKKVYFPRLAVPIASVVSGSVDFLCSFVVLIAMMLYYGIVPSLAVLWLPFFLILACTAALGVGLWLSALNVQYRDVRYVIPFLTQLWLFATPIAYPSSLLSEPLRTLYGLNPMVGVVEGFRWALLGTETSPGPMLLVSSLASVVLMITGAFYFRRMEVTFSDRV is encoded by the coding sequence GTGGAGCAGGCAGTCAAATTAGGAGCCGCAGCGGGGGCGGTAGTCTCGCAGGAGCCGTTGCTGGTCCTCCGCCCCAGGAAGGGGTGGCAACAGCTCGGCTTGAAAGATCTGTGGCAATATCGCGAGCTGCTGTATTTTCTTTGCTGGCGAGATATCAAAGTTCGGTACAAACAAACAGCACTCGGTGTGGCGTGGGCGATTCTCCAGCCCGTGATGACGATGCTGCTCTTTAGCCTATTCTTTGGGCGGCTGGCAAAGATGCCGTCGGATGGGATTCCGTATCCACTGTTCGTCTACACGGCATTGGTGCCGTGGATGTTCTTCTCCAGCGGAATTACCCAATCGTCAGGAAGCCTCGTCGAGAACGCAAGTCTGTTAAAGAAGGTTTATTTCCCGCGCCTGGCAGTTCCGATCGCTAGTGTGGTCTCCGGATCCGTGGATTTCCTCTGTTCGTTCGTTGTGCTGATTGCCATGATGTTGTATTACGGCATTGTGCCGTCTTTGGCCGTGCTCTGGTTGCCCTTCTTCCTCATCTTGGCCTGTACCGCTGCATTGGGTGTCGGGCTCTGGCTCTCTGCGCTCAACGTGCAGTACCGTGATGTGCGGTACGTGATTCCGTTCCTCACGCAGCTCTGGCTCTTTGCGACGCCGATTGCCTACCCGAGTAGCCTGCTGTCCGAGCCATTGCGCACACTCTATGGTCTCAATCCGATGGTAGGTGTGGTTGAGGGATTCCGTTGGGCTTTGCTTGGGACCGAGACATCGCCCGGACCGATGTTGTTGGTGTCGTCCCTGGCGAGCGTGGTCCTAATGATTACGGGCGCGTTCTATTTTCGACGAATGGAAGTCACCTTTTCGGACAGGGTGTGA
- a CDS encoding outer membrane beta-barrel protein has product MVIGFESSRPLPAHADTKVIPSAVLSERYDTNVFYAPPELLPAGQRRSDFVSTLAGGLQVLHKSRAVEASLSGGADANAYAYNTGLNYVSTTAEAYARLDGWVGQFAEGARLLIVERFRYTPEQPGFVTGTKAQVVDDPFLRGIQGFRANTFSNTASANGELPIFRGLALQGSYSFSTYRVGSIVALTSTGAAFFDTNIHTWSIGPGFRLSPVDHVALSYQQSLVSQSLTNAGPGIAQNLAYNTQEVSASYVRVMPEWTATLRGGATLIEPASQAFPSASLTLATNPERATSLRLDLSRRAAPSFFFAAGATISNVAQVAVVHRLSSRFSFRSSVSYGYNEIVPGKTIKFENVSALAGVEYKLTRTMALDFSYSYSDFKIKQVAAPFEVQRDVVMLSLTVQWK; this is encoded by the coding sequence ATGGTGATTGGGTTCGAATCTAGTCGGCCTCTGCCGGCGCATGCCGATACGAAGGTCATCCCCTCGGCGGTGTTATCGGAACGATACGACACCAATGTGTTTTATGCTCCACCGGAATTGCTTCCCGCGGGACAACGTCGGAGCGATTTTGTTTCGACACTTGCCGGCGGGCTGCAGGTTCTCCACAAGTCGCGGGCTGTCGAAGCCAGTCTCAGCGGAGGCGCGGATGCCAACGCCTATGCCTACAATACGGGGCTGAATTATGTCTCCACGACTGCAGAAGCCTATGCCAGGCTCGATGGATGGGTCGGTCAGTTTGCAGAAGGAGCGCGATTGCTCATTGTCGAACGATTTCGCTATACGCCTGAGCAACCTGGCTTCGTGACTGGGACCAAAGCCCAAGTAGTCGACGATCCTTTTCTCCGGGGTATTCAGGGATTTCGAGCCAACACCTTTTCGAATACGGCGTCTGCCAACGGTGAACTCCCGATATTCAGAGGGCTTGCCTTGCAGGGTAGCTATTCTTTCTCTACCTACCGGGTGGGTTCAATTGTCGCACTGACGAGTACTGGAGCCGCCTTTTTTGATACCAACATCCATACCTGGTCGATTGGTCCTGGGTTTCGGCTCAGTCCCGTGGATCATGTGGCGCTATCGTATCAACAGAGTCTAGTGTCTCAATCCCTGACCAATGCCGGTCCGGGGATCGCACAGAATCTAGCCTATAACACGCAGGAGGTCTCGGCAAGTTATGTGCGGGTGATGCCAGAGTGGACGGCTACGCTTCGGGGGGGCGCTACACTCATCGAGCCGGCAAGCCAAGCGTTCCCGAGTGCTTCGTTGACCTTGGCGACCAATCCTGAACGTGCCACCTCTCTCAGGTTGGACCTGTCGCGCCGGGCTGCCCCGTCATTTTTCTTTGCGGCAGGTGCCACAATCAGCAACGTGGCCCAAGTGGCCGTCGTGCATCGTCTCTCCAGTCGATTTAGTTTCAGAAGTAGCGTCAGTTATGGATATAACGAGATTGTTCCTGGGAAAACCATCAAGTTTGAGAACGTGAGTGCCTTGGCAGGGGTTGAGTACAAACTGACAAGGACGATGGCGTTGGATTTTTCGTACAGCTACAGCGATTTTAAGATCAAGCAAGTCGCCGCGCCGTTCGAGGTGCAGCGCGATGTCGTGATGCTCTCCCTGACAGTGCAATGGAAATAG